The Virgibacillus sp. MSP4-1 genome has a segment encoding these proteins:
- a CDS encoding MetQ/NlpA family ABC transporter substrate-binding protein, translated as MKKLFTLLLVSLFVFVLAACGGQDSTQEDTSGDDGQTEGNATEQAEETEEEATTITVGATAIPHAEVLEEAKPLLEEKGINLKIETYDEYILPNRDLSEGRIDANYYQHTPFLNQQKEEFGYDFASLGGIHIEPMGVYSKNIKSVEDIPDGTTVILSNSVADHGRILALFEREGLISFKDGVDPQSATLDDIAENPKNLKFDAKYEAATLPQYYEREEDVLVAINTNYAIEAGLQPSKDALILEGSESPYANLVVTKSENKDSEALQTLVEVLRSEEIQSFMEEKYNGAIVPVSE; from the coding sequence ATGAAAAAATTATTCACATTATTATTGGTTTCCTTGTTTGTTTTTGTTTTAGCGGCATGTGGTGGTCAGGATAGTACACAGGAAGATACAAGCGGCGATGATGGTCAAACGGAAGGAAATGCCACTGAGCAGGCGGAAGAAACTGAAGAAGAAGCAACAACCATAACGGTAGGAGCTACAGCCATACCTCATGCGGAAGTATTGGAAGAAGCAAAACCATTACTTGAAGAAAAGGGTATTAACCTGAAAATCGAAACTTATGATGAATATATCCTTCCAAATCGTGATTTGTCTGAAGGACGTATTGATGCTAACTATTATCAGCACACCCCATTTTTAAATCAGCAAAAGGAAGAATTCGGATATGATTTTGCCAGCCTGGGCGGTATTCATATTGAACCGATGGGTGTTTATTCCAAGAATATTAAAAGTGTTGAGGATATTCCTGATGGTACTACTGTTATTTTAAGTAATTCTGTAGCTGATCATGGGCGAATTCTTGCCTTGTTTGAGCGTGAAGGACTGATTTCCTTTAAAGATGGTGTTGATCCACAGTCTGCTACGCTGGATGATATTGCCGAGAATCCAAAAAATCTAAAATTTGATGCAAAATACGAAGCAGCTACTCTTCCACAATATTACGAACGTGAAGAGGATGTGCTTGTTGCCATTAATACAAACTATGCGATTGAAGCAGGGCTGCAGCCTAGTAAGGATGCATTAATCCTTGAGGGTTCTGAGTCCCCTTATGCGAACCTTGTTGTGACGAAGAGTGAAAATAAGGACAGTGAGGCTCTTCAAACATTGGTGGAAGTTCTTCGTTCAGAAGAGATTCAATCATTCATGGAAGAAAAATATAACGGGGCTATTGTTCCTGTCAGCGAATAA
- the sufC gene encoding Fe-S cluster assembly ATPase SufC has translation MAGSTLEIKDLHVEIEGTEILKGVNLTINSGEFHAVMGPNGTGKSTLASAIMGHPHYEITQGSVTLNGEDVLEMEVDERAKAGLFLAMQYPSEVSGVTTSDFLRSSINAQREEGDEIPLMQFIKEMDEALDYLEIDKNMAQRYLNEGFSGGEKKRNEILQLLMLKPEIGILDEIDSGLDIDALKVVAKGINKLRDENFGCLIITHYQRLLNYITPDKVHVMMNGRVVKSGGPELAQRLEAEGYDWIKKELGIEDESVEQKA, from the coding sequence ATGGCAGGTTCAACATTAGAAATCAAAGATCTTCATGTCGAAATTGAAGGAACAGAGATTTTGAAAGGGGTTAACCTTACAATAAATAGCGGAGAATTCCATGCGGTAATGGGACCAAATGGTACAGGTAAATCCACTTTAGCTTCTGCTATTATGGGGCACCCGCATTATGAAATTACTCAAGGAAGCGTAACCCTTAATGGTGAAGACGTTCTTGAGATGGAAGTGGATGAGCGTGCAAAAGCAGGATTGTTCCTTGCGATGCAATATCCAAGTGAGGTCAGCGGAGTAACGACATCTGACTTTCTGCGTTCTTCCATTAATGCACAGCGCGAAGAAGGCGATGAAATTCCACTAATGCAATTCATTAAAGAAATGGATGAAGCATTGGATTATCTTGAAATTGACAAAAACATGGCACAGCGTTACCTGAATGAAGGATTCTCTGGTGGTGAGAAAAAGCGTAATGAAATTTTACAGCTTCTTATGCTGAAACCGGAAATCGGTATTCTTGATGAAATTGACTCTGGTCTTGATATCGACGCCTTGAAGGTAGTTGCCAAAGGAATTAATAAGCTGCGCGATGAAAACTTTGGTTGCTTAATCATCACTCACTATCAGCGTTTGCTTAACTATATTACACCAGATAAAGTTCATGTAATGATGAACGGTCGTGTTGTGAAATCCGGTGGTCCTGAACTTGCACAGCGTCTGGAAGCTGAAGGGTACGATTGGATTAAGAAAGAACTAGGAATTGAAGACGAATCGGTAGAACAAAAAGCGTAA
- the sufU gene encoding Fe-S cluster assembly sulfur transfer protein SufU, translated as MSFNNLDTLYRQVIMDHYKNPRNRGSLEGEDHLSIDMNNPTCGDRIHLQLQVEDGKVTDAKFEGEGCSISMSSASMMTQAIKGKSVDEALTLSNLFSDMIQGKEIDTKGLDIGDIQALEGVSKFPARVKCATLAWKAMEQGVGEDSKE; from the coding sequence ATGTCTTTTAATAATCTTGACACACTATACAGGCAAGTCATTATGGACCATTATAAAAACCCAAGGAATCGTGGTAGCTTGGAAGGTGAAGATCACTTGAGCATTGATATGAACAATCCGACGTGTGGTGATCGAATTCATCTCCAATTGCAGGTAGAGGATGGAAAAGTGACGGATGCCAAATTTGAAGGTGAGGGTTGCTCCATCAGTATGTCATCTGCTTCCATGATGACACAGGCGATTAAAGGGAAATCCGTGGATGAAGCCTTAACACTATCTAACTTGTTTTCAGATATGATTCAGGGAAAAGAAATTGATACAAAAGGTTTAGATATAGGAGACATTCAAGCCTTAGAAGGAGTGTCTAAATTTCCTGCACGAGTAAAATGTGCAACCCTGGCATGGAAAGCCATGGAACAGGGAGTAGGAGAAGACAGTAAGGAATAG
- a CDS encoding cysteine desulfurase encodes MDVKEIRKDFPILNQEINGHPLVYLDSAATSQKPQPVIEKINEYYSMHNSNVHRGVHTLGNRATEGYEGAREKVRKFIHAKSTKEIIFTRGTTTSINTIAYSYARTHLTEGDEIVLTPMEHHSNIIPWQQAAKAAGAELKYLPLQSDGTIRLEDVENTVSERTKIVAMGHVSNVLGTINPIKETAEIAHRNGAIMVVDGAQSTPHKTVDVQDLDCDFFTFSGHKMCGPSGVGVLYGKKELLEEMEPVEFGGEMIDFVGLYDSTWKELPWKFEGGTPIIAGAIGLGAAIDYLEDIGLDNIHKHEQELAAYALEQFRKIDGAEVYGPEERAGLVTFNLDGVHPHDVATVLDQDGIAVRAGHHCAQPLMKWLNVTATARASFYLYNTREDIDILVAGLRKTKEFFGDVF; translated from the coding sequence ATGGATGTAAAAGAGATACGCAAAGATTTCCCGATATTAAATCAGGAAATTAATGGCCATCCTTTAGTCTATCTCGACAGTGCTGCAACTTCACAAAAGCCACAGCCTGTGATTGAAAAGATCAATGAATATTACTCTATGCACAACTCAAACGTGCATAGAGGTGTTCATACCTTAGGCAACCGTGCTACAGAGGGATATGAAGGTGCCAGGGAGAAGGTAAGGAAATTTATTCATGCAAAGAGTACAAAGGAAATTATCTTTACCAGAGGAACAACAACATCCATTAATACCATTGCCTACAGCTATGCACGTACTCATTTAACTGAAGGTGATGAAATTGTTCTGACTCCAATGGAACACCACAGTAATATTATCCCGTGGCAGCAGGCAGCAAAAGCTGCAGGTGCAGAACTGAAGTATCTCCCTTTACAATCTGATGGAACGATTCGGTTAGAAGATGTGGAAAACACAGTATCAGAACGAACAAAGATTGTGGCTATGGGGCATGTTTCTAATGTTTTAGGAACGATTAATCCAATAAAGGAAACAGCTGAGATTGCTCATCGTAACGGTGCAATTATGGTTGTAGATGGAGCCCAGAGTACTCCTCACAAAACGGTGGATGTTCAGGATCTGGATTGTGACTTTTTCACCTTTTCAGGACACAAGATGTGCGGTCCAAGTGGCGTTGGAGTCCTTTATGGAAAAAAAGAACTTCTGGAGGAAATGGAGCCTGTTGAATTTGGTGGAGAGATGATCGACTTTGTTGGTTTATATGATTCCACCTGGAAGGAACTGCCGTGGAAATTTGAAGGCGGTACACCAATTATTGCCGGTGCAATTGGACTAGGAGCAGCCATTGACTATTTGGAAGATATAGGTCTGGACAACATTCATAAACATGAGCAGGAGCTTGCTGCCTATGCTCTCGAACAATTTAGAAAGATAGATGGTGCTGAGGTATACGGTCCTGAAGAACGGGCTGGCCTGGTCACATTTAACCTGGATGGAGTACATCCTCATGACGTGGCTACAGTTCTGGATCAGGATGGTATTGCAGTTCGTGCTGGTCATCACTGTGCACAGCCATTAATGAAATGGTTAAATGTAACAGCTACAGCAAGAGCCAGTTTTTACCTTTACAACACCAGGGAAGATATTGATATACTAGTAGCAGGACTTCGAAAAACAAAGGAGTTTTTTGGTGATGTCTTTTAA
- the sufD gene encoding Fe-S cluster assembly protein SufD, protein MAVETKLPYDKEYVNQFSEGRGEPDWMKNFRLEALEQAENLPMPKPEKTRIKNWNFTNFDHSVSGDKVDSIDELPEDIKVFLDQDPENVIIQRNGSVAFSSVAESLKEKGVIFTDIRTALIEHTDLVKKYYMNDAVKVDTNRLTALHAALLNGGVFIYVPKNVVIKEPLQTIFWQEDNESGLFNHVLLVADQGSEITYVENYLSQNHEKNAVSNIISEVIALDQSKVLYGAVDNFAQGTTTYVNRRGVAYRDAKIEWALGQMNDGNTVSENLTYLMGDNSYSEAKSVSVGRGKQKQDFVSNITHYGKFTEGYILQHGVMKEQSSSIFSGVGKIEFGASKSNAEQESRVLMLDHGARGDANPILLIDEDDVEAGHAASVGRVDPVQLYYLMSRGISKREAERLIIHGFLAPVVNQLPIESVKNQLTEVIERKVY, encoded by the coding sequence ATGGCCGTAGAAACGAAATTACCATACGATAAAGAGTATGTGAACCAATTTTCTGAAGGACGGGGCGAGCCGGATTGGATGAAGAATTTTCGTTTAGAAGCACTGGAACAAGCTGAAAATCTTCCAATGCCTAAACCGGAAAAAACAAGAATTAAGAATTGGAACTTTACAAACTTTGATCATAGTGTTTCCGGAGATAAGGTAGATTCCATCGATGAACTGCCAGAAGATATAAAAGTCTTTTTAGATCAGGATCCTGAAAATGTGATCATTCAGAGAAACGGCAGTGTAGCCTTTTCATCCGTAGCTGAATCGCTGAAGGAAAAAGGGGTAATCTTTACAGATATTCGTACTGCGCTGATTGAACATACAGACCTGGTTAAGAAATATTACATGAACGATGCAGTTAAAGTTGATACCAATCGTTTAACAGCACTTCATGCGGCATTGTTAAATGGAGGAGTCTTCATCTATGTGCCGAAAAATGTAGTTATTAAGGAACCATTGCAGACCATTTTCTGGCAGGAGGATAATGAATCCGGCCTGTTCAACCACGTTTTACTTGTAGCTGACCAGGGCAGCGAAATAACTTATGTTGAGAATTATCTTTCTCAAAACCATGAGAAGAACGCTGTCTCAAATATTATTTCTGAAGTTATTGCTCTAGATCAGTCCAAGGTTCTATATGGTGCCGTTGATAATTTTGCTCAGGGAACTACAACTTATGTGAACCGTCGTGGAGTTGCTTATCGTGATGCAAAAATTGAATGGGCATTAGGACAAATGAATGACGGGAATACTGTTTCCGAAAACCTTACTTATTTAATGGGAGATAACTCCTATTCAGAAGCAAAATCTGTTTCCGTAGGACGTGGAAAGCAAAAACAGGATTTCGTATCTAATATTACACACTATGGTAAATTCACAGAAGGATATATTTTACAGCATGGGGTTATGAAGGAACAGTCAAGCTCCATTTTCAGTGGTGTAGGTAAAATCGAGTTCGGTGCTTCGAAATCAAATGCGGAACAGGAGTCCCGTGTTCTAATGTTAGACCACGGAGCCCGCGGGGATGCGAACCCAATTCTTCTTATTGATGAAGATGATGTTGAAGCTGGTCACGCAGCGTCAGTCGGACGTGTTGATCCTGTTCAATTATACTATTTAATGAGCCGCGGAATCTCCAAGAGAGAAGCAGAAAGACTAATTATCCATGGATTCCTTGCTCCGGTTGTAAACCAGCTTCCTATTGAGTCCGTTAAGAATCAGCTGACGGAAGTTATTGAAAGGAAAGTATACTAA